One window of Cervus elaphus chromosome 6, mCerEla1.1, whole genome shotgun sequence genomic DNA carries:
- the LOC122696317 gene encoding phosphatidylethanolamine-binding protein 1-like, protein MPVDLGKWSGPLSRQEVDERPQHPLQVKYSGAEVDELGKVLTPTQVKNRPTSITWDGLDPGELYTLVLTDPDAPSRKDPKYREWHHFLVVNMKGNDVSSGTVLSDYVGSGPPKGTGLHRYLWLVYEQKGPLKCDEPILSNRSGDRRGKFKVASFRKKYELGTPVAGTCYQAEWDDYVPKLYEQLSGK, encoded by the coding sequence ATGCCGGTGGACCTCGGCAAGTGGTCCGGGCCTTTGAGCCGGCAGGAAGTGGATGAGCGGCCGCAGCACCCGCTGCAGGTCAAATACAGCGGGGCGGAGGTCGACGAACTGGGGAAAGTGCTGACACCCACTCAGGTTAAGAACCGGCCCACCAGCATTACATGGGATGGCCTTGATCCAGGTGAATTGTACACCTTGGTCTTGACAGATCCGGATGCTCCCAGCAGGAAGGACCCCAAATACAGGGAATGGCACCATTTCCTGGTGGTCAACATGAAGGGCAACGACGTCAGCAGTGGCACGGTTCTCTCTGATTATGTGGGCTCTGGGCCTCCCAAGGGCACAGGCCTGCACCGCTACCTCTGGCTGGTTTACGAGCAGAAAGGACCACTGAAGTGTGACGAGCCCATTCTCAGCAACCGATCTGGAGACCGCCGTGGCAAATTCAAGGTGGCCTCTTTCCGCAAAAAGTATGAGCTTGGGACCCCAGTGGCCGGCACATGTTACCAGGCTGAATGGGATGATTATGTGCCCAAGCTCTATGAGCAGCTGTCTGGGAAGTAG